A window from Ignavibacteriota bacterium encodes these proteins:
- a CDS encoding carbamoyltransferase → MYILGISAYYHDSAACLIQDGKIIAAAQEERFTRKKHDYNFPKHAIEFCLKSAKIKSNQLDFVAFYDKPLLKFNRLLETYLAFPGKGLKSFITAMPLWLKQKLWIPDLIKKELNFDGKILFPEHHESHAASAFYPSPFSRAAFLTIDGVGEWATSSYGIGNDNKIEILAEQHFPHSIGLLYSAFTYFTGFKVNSGEYKVMGLAPYGEPKYVQKIYDNIIDLKDDGSFTMNMDYFDYPTGLKMTNKKFADLFDGSARKSESQLTQREMDLAKSVQVVTEEIMSRMAKHIKKVTGEKYLCLAGGVALNCVANGILLRENIFEDIWIQPAAGDAGGALGSALLVYHDYLKNPKVKSTRSIQGGSYFGTEYSTVEIKSFLDEKNIPYSFVSDEILFNNVSNYLIDEKVVGWFQGKMEFGPRALGNRSIIGDARSPNMQKKMNLKIKYRESFRPFAPSVLAEEISNWFEIDRESPYMLLVADVKKEKQNLMTEDEQKLFGIDKLNIVRSEIPAVTHIDYSARIQSVNKDDNPRYHSLIKNFFEKTGCPVIINTSFNVRGEPIVESPLDAYKCFMRTEMDYLVLGNFILDKQNQPKFIDTINWKDTYELD, encoded by the coding sequence GCCGCAGCTCAAGAAGAAAGATTTACACGCAAAAAGCATGATTATAATTTTCCCAAACACGCAATTGAGTTTTGTTTAAAATCCGCAAAAATTAAAAGTAACCAATTAGATTTTGTTGCTTTTTATGATAAACCTTTGCTAAAATTTAATCGGCTTTTAGAAACTTATTTAGCATTTCCAGGGAAAGGTTTAAAATCTTTTATTACTGCAATGCCTTTATGGTTAAAACAAAAATTGTGGATTCCCGATTTAATTAAAAAAGAGTTGAATTTCGATGGCAAGATTCTTTTCCCGGAACATCACGAATCTCATGCTGCATCGGCATTTTATCCATCTCCATTTTCGCGAGCTGCATTTTTAACAATTGATGGCGTTGGCGAATGGGCAACTTCTTCTTACGGAATTGGTAATGATAATAAAATTGAAATTTTAGCAGAGCAGCATTTTCCGCATTCAATCGGATTGCTTTATTCCGCATTTACATATTTTACAGGATTCAAAGTAAATTCCGGCGAATACAAAGTTATGGGTTTAGCTCCTTACGGAGAGCCGAAATATGTACAGAAAATTTATGATAATATAATTGATTTGAAAGATGACGGCTCATTTACAATGAATATGGATTATTTTGATTATCCAACCGGATTAAAAATGACAAACAAAAAATTTGCTGATTTGTTTGATGGTTCGGCAAGAAAATCAGAATCTCAATTGACTCAACGTGAAATGGATTTGGCAAAATCAGTTCAAGTTGTAACAGAAGAAATAATGTCAAGAATGGCAAAACACATAAAAAAAGTTACCGGCGAAAAATATTTATGTTTAGCTGGCGGAGTTGCATTAAACTGTGTTGCCAACGGAATTTTATTAAGAGAAAATATTTTTGAAGATATTTGGATTCAACCGGCTGCCGGAGATGCCGGCGGAGCTTTGGGTTCAGCACTTTTGGTTTATCATGATTATTTAAAAAATCCCAAAGTGAAATCCACCAGATCAATTCAAGGGGGTTCTTATTTTGGAACAGAATATTCTACCGTAGAAATAAAATCTTTTCTTGATGAGAAAAACATTCCATACAGTTTTGTTTCTGATGAAATATTGTTTAATAATGTTAGCAATTATTTGATAGATGAAAAAGTTGTCGGATGGTTTCAAGGCAAAATGGAATTTGGTCCGCGAGCTCTTGGGAACCGCTCTATAATTGGAGATGCACGTTCTCCCAATATGCAGAAAAAAATGAATTTAAAAATTAAATACAGAGAAAGTTTTCGTCCATTTGCACCATCGGTTTTAGCCGAAGAAATTAGCAATTGGTTTGAAATTGATAGAGAAAGTCCGTACATGCTTTTAGTCGCAGATGTAAAAAAAGAAAAGCAAAATTTAATGACAGAAGATGAACAGAAATTATTCGGCATTGATAAATTAAATATTGTTCGTTCGGAAATTCCGGCTGTTACTCATATTGATTATTCCGCAAGAATTCAATCGGTGAATAAAGATGATAATCCAAGATATCATTCATTAATAAAAAACTTCTTCGAAAAAACTGGATGCCCAGTAATAATTAACACATCGTTTAATGTAAGAGGTGAACCGATAGTTGAATCCCCGCTTGATGCATATAAATGTTTTATGCGTACTGAAATGGATTATTTAGTATTGGGAAATTTTATTTTGGATAAGCAAAATCAACCAAAATTTATTGATACAATTAATTGGAAAGATACGTATGAGCTTGATTAA